A genomic window from Parasteatoda tepidariorum isolate YZ-2023 chromosome 10, CAS_Ptep_4.0, whole genome shotgun sequence includes:
- the LOC110282043 gene encoding piggyBac transposable element-derived protein 3-like: MARKFLTVQQALDYMETLDSDEFSGILLLSGYHSLQQEDLYWSNAEDCNLPFIQNVVSRQRFRAIKKYNHLCNNDQIDTADNLAKVKCFIEMFCKKLQQFRTFSEYLSVDEDMIPYTGRHSAKMYMRGEPIKFGYKLRALTSSQSYPYSLQVYVEKETTAECNRPLGTRVVLDLIERVENCRRHKVYVDNFFNSLPLLEEKGIPYNWNGERTDLKIVLLQDSKNLVKKERGTSVCITTKSVSVVKWIDNKIV; the protein is encoded by the exons ATGGCTCGCAAGTTTTTAACTGTACAGCAGGCATTGGATTACATGGAAACATTAGATTCTGATGAATTCTCAG GAATCTTATTGCTTAGCGGATACCATTCATTGCAGCAAGAGGATTTATACTGGAGTAATGCAGAAGATTGCAATCTGCCCTTTATACAAAATGTCGTGAGCAGGCAAAGATTTAGAGCCATAAAAAAGTACAATCATTTATGCAATAATGATCAAATTGATACCGCCGACAATTTGGCCAAAGTGAAATGCTTTATTGAGATGTTTTGTAAGAAATTGCAACAATTTAGGACATTTTCTGAATACTTAAGCGTTGATGAGGACATGATTCCTTACACAGGGAGACATTCTGCAAAGATGTACATGCGAGGAGAACCcataaaatttggttataaattgaGGGCTCTTACTTCTTCACAAAGCTATCCATATAGTTTGCAGGTTTATGTGGAAAAAGAAACAACAGCTGAATGCAATAGACCCCTCGGAACAAGAGTCGTCTTAGATTTGATAGAACGTGTAGAAAACTGCCGAAGACATAAAGTGTatgttgacaatttttttaactctctgCCATTGCTTGAAGAAAAGGGAATTCCGTATAACTGGAACGGTGAGAGAACAGACTTAAAGATTGTCCTTTTGCAAGACAGTaagaatttagtgaaaaaagaaagaggaaCATCTGTCTGCATTACAACAAAGAGTGTTAGTGTTGTAAAATGGATAGACAATAAAATTGTATGA